The following coding sequences are from one Passer domesticus isolate bPasDom1 chromosome 11, bPasDom1.hap1, whole genome shotgun sequence window:
- the DYNLT2B gene encoding dynein light chain Tctex-type protein 2B isoform X2 has product MGELGPDEGAENTYSLRPGLQHRFKSSTVKECIRAILKEKLADVQYIPEEMPELTKSLSDTIKDRLKEEGFDRYKMVVQVVIGEQRGEGVNMAARCFWDADTDSCAHDVFMNDSLFCVVAAFGCFYY; this is encoded by the exons ATGGGCGAGCTGGGCCCGGACGAAGGGGCCGAGAACACGTACAGCCTGCGGCCCGGCCTGCAGCACCG GTTTAAGTCGTCCACAGTAAAAGAATGCATCCGTGCAATACTGAAGGAGAAGCTGGCCGATGTACAGTACATCCCAGAAGAAATGCCTGAGCTTACAAAGTCTTTATCAGACACAATAAAAGACAGACTGAAAG agGAGGGATTTGACAGGTACAAGATGGTGGTGCAGGTTGTTATtggagagcagagaggagaaGGAGTGAA CATGGCTGCGCGATGCTTCTGGGATGCTGACACTGACAGCTGTGCTCACGACGTGTTCATGAAC GACAGCTTGTTTTGTGTTGTGGCTGCATTTGGCTGCTTCTACTATTGA
- the DYNLT2B gene encoding dynein light chain Tctex-type protein 2B isoform X1 gives MGELGPDEGAENTYSLRPGLQHRFKSSTVKECIRAILKEKLADVQYIPEEMPELTKSLSDTIKDRLKEEGFDRYKMVVQVVIGEQRGEGVNMAARCFWDADTDSCAHDVFMNIPVGVWMKEVEMLLVFRCTDLGCTTSEDSLFCVVAAFGCFYY, from the exons ATGGGCGAGCTGGGCCCGGACGAAGGGGCCGAGAACACGTACAGCCTGCGGCCCGGCCTGCAGCACCG GTTTAAGTCGTCCACAGTAAAAGAATGCATCCGTGCAATACTGAAGGAGAAGCTGGCCGATGTACAGTACATCCCAGAAGAAATGCCTGAGCTTACAAAGTCTTTATCAGACACAATAAAAGACAGACTGAAAG agGAGGGATTTGACAGGTACAAGATGGTGGTGCAGGTTGTTATtggagagcagagaggagaaGGAGTGAA CATGGCTGCGCGATGCTTCTGGGATGCTGACACTGACAGCTGTGCTCACGACGTGTTCATGAAC ATACCTGTGGGTGTGTGGATGAAGGAAGTTGAGATGCTTCTGGTATTCAGATGCACTGACCTGGGTTGCACCACAAGTGAG GACAGCTTGTTTTGTGTTGTGGCTGCATTTGGCTGCTTCTACTATTGA
- the PDCD1 gene encoding programmed cell death protein 1 isoform X1 yields MAPGASKKSWSSVEVALVDLCVILLCCGPMLTCCRHVTIFPEVLTLPEGDKATFFCNISMENDSGSEYILNWYKETNHSQAQKIAEISRNKPMTVTEKYQLINHTSVFEIEILNLHQNDSGSYYCGLITFYDPDKVMESNQSQLIVTAAPQVNATDEPEMEEGSPSEDIKAMLLGILLLAGVIVLLIFGYLTFTYRKGDVQKPPSENMPVVSFPPLSPCCAAGEHRGIAGLRRVLGLPLSALHKHLTSSLLLPSLLLSSLLLLDLFCTATTAFLHLQQHSLITKSK; encoded by the exons ATGGCTCCAGGTGCCTCAAAGAAGTCGTGGAGCAGCGTGGAGGTGGCCCTGGTGGACCTCTGTGtcatcctgctctgctgtgggccCATGCTGACCTGCTGCCGCCACG TGACCATCTTCCCAGAAGTGTTAACTCTCCCTGAAGGTGACAAAGCCACTTTCTTCTGCAATATCTCCATGGAGAATGACTCTGGTTCAGAGTACATCCTCAACTGGTACAAGGAGACCAACCACAGCCAAGCCCAAAAAATTGCTGAGATCAGCCGCAACAAGCCCATGACAGTGACAGAAAAGTACCAGCTCATCAACCACACTTCTGTCTTTGAGATTGAGATCTTGAACCTGCACCAGAATGACTCAGGCTCCTACTACTGTGGATTGATCACCTTCTATGATCCTGATAAAGTGATGGAGAGCAACCAGTCCCAGCTGATCGTCACAG CAGCCCCCCAGGTGAATGCTACCGATGAGCCGGAGATGGAGGAAGGCAGCCCCTCAGAGGACATCAAGGCcatgctcctgggcatcctcctgcTGGCTGGAGTGATTGTGCTGCTGATCTTTGGCTACCTCACCTTCACATACAGGAAAGGAG ATGTGCAGAAACCACCGAGTGAAAACATGCCAGTGGTGAGTTTTCCGCCTCTGTcaccctgctgtgctgctggagagcaCCGTGGCATTGCTGGCCTGAGGAGGGTGCTGGGCCTTCCTTTATCAGCTCTTCACAAGCATCTCACttcttctctgctgctgccttctctgctgctgtcttctctACTGCTCCTTGATCTTTTCTGCACAGCTACAACTGCTTTtctgcacctgcagcagcacagcctcatcacaaaatcaaaataa
- the PDCD1 gene encoding programmed cell death protein 1 isoform X2 → MAPGASKKSWSSVEVALVDLCVILLCCGPMLTCCRHVTIFPEVLTLPEGDKATFFCNISMENDSGSEYILNWYKETNHSQAQKIAEISRNKPMTVTEKYQLINHTSVFEIEILNLHQNDSGSYYCGLITFYDPDKVMESNQSQLIVTAAPQVNATDEPEMEEGSPSEDIKAMLLGILLLAGVIVLLIFGYLTFTYRKGDVQKPPSENMPVKEEKPPVVFVSTVDYGVLEFQRDQRSPVPPKTQLVEQTEYATIIFPEEKPVTPERGKKHLDERTRQLPSQPC, encoded by the exons ATGGCTCCAGGTGCCTCAAAGAAGTCGTGGAGCAGCGTGGAGGTGGCCCTGGTGGACCTCTGTGtcatcctgctctgctgtgggccCATGCTGACCTGCTGCCGCCACG TGACCATCTTCCCAGAAGTGTTAACTCTCCCTGAAGGTGACAAAGCCACTTTCTTCTGCAATATCTCCATGGAGAATGACTCTGGTTCAGAGTACATCCTCAACTGGTACAAGGAGACCAACCACAGCCAAGCCCAAAAAATTGCTGAGATCAGCCGCAACAAGCCCATGACAGTGACAGAAAAGTACCAGCTCATCAACCACACTTCTGTCTTTGAGATTGAGATCTTGAACCTGCACCAGAATGACTCAGGCTCCTACTACTGTGGATTGATCACCTTCTATGATCCTGATAAAGTGATGGAGAGCAACCAGTCCCAGCTGATCGTCACAG CAGCCCCCCAGGTGAATGCTACCGATGAGCCGGAGATGGAGGAAGGCAGCCCCTCAGAGGACATCAAGGCcatgctcctgggcatcctcctgcTGGCTGGAGTGATTGTGCTGCTGATCTTTGGCTACCTCACCTTCACATACAGGAAAGGAG ATGTGCAGAAACCACCGAGTGAAAACATGCCAGTG AAGGAAGAGAAGCCCCCTGTGGTGTTCGTATCCACTGTGGACTATGGTGTGCTGGAGTTTCAGAGGGACCAGCGcagcccagtgccccccaaGACTCAGCTGGTTGAGCAGACTGAATATGCCACCATCATCTTCCCTGAGGAGAAACCTGTCACACCAGAGCGTGGCAAGAAACACCTGGATGAGAGGACTCGACAGCTGccatcacagccctgctga